A single window of Nicotiana tomentosiformis chromosome 1, ASM39032v3, whole genome shotgun sequence DNA harbors:
- the LOC104112818 gene encoding protein KINESIN LIGHT CHAIN-RELATED 1, which produces MRRVSSLAAPHLQEYARTSFALISKDFISYLSSLPSTSINTNEPLSPQPSNTHLKSCKNTQALLFSNVKTQTFNTLVDQNPPQLSSRQRKIRERSQLEEAFESAKTIQEMLQVFQEMETSFDERELSLPCLRIGLKLDQEGEDPEKALSFANRALKILDSNDKLSLPLAMTLQLLGSACYSLKRFNDSLGYLNRANRVLGQLEKDGSCSAEDIRPILHAVQLELCNTKTAMGRREEALTNLRKSLELKEMTLESDSKELGNANRDVAEAYVAILHFKEALPFCLKALEIHQAQLGLNSVEVAHDRRLLGVIYTGLEEHEKALEQNQLSQRVLKNWGLDTDLLRAEIDAANMQIALGRYDEAINTLKAVVQQTGKESEDRAMVFISMAKALCNQEKYTDTEKCLEIACGILGKKEKVSPVEVAEAYMEISMLYETMDKFEAAISLLKRTLSMLEKLPQEQHSVGSVSARVGWLLLLTGGVQNAIPFLEDAAERLKESFGSKHYAVGYVYNNLGAAYLELDRPQSAAQVFAYAKDIMDVSLGPHHTDSIEACQNLSKAYAVMGSYHLAINFQEKAIEAWEGHGPSAVDELKEAHRLLEQLKKKASGISDGTVMKALPLANSSEVGFSSNSQVGIPVIERQRSAT; this is translated from the exons ATGAGAAGAGTTTCATCTTTAGCTGCTCCACATCTCCAGGAGTATGCCAGAACTTCTTTCGCTCTCATTTCCAAAGACTTCATCTCCTACCTCTCTTCCCTCCCCAGCACCAGCATCAATACAAATGAACCCTTATCCCCTCAACCATCAAATACCCATCTCAAATCTTGCAAAAATACTCAAGCTTTACTCTTCTCCAATGTCAAAACTCAAACTTTCAACACACTTGTGGACCAAAACCCACCTCAATTATCCTCAAGACAGAGAAAGATTAGAGAAAGATCACAACTTGAAGAGGCTTTTGAGTCAGCAAAGACCATTCAAGAAATGCTTCAGGTCTTTCAAGAAATGGAGACAAGCTTTGATGAGAGGGAACTTAGTTTGCCATGTTTGAGAATAGGTCTCAAACTTGACCAAGAAGGTGAGGATCCTGAAAAGGCTCTATCTTTTGCTAATAGAGCTTTGAAAATCTTGGATAGTAATGATAAATTGTCTTTGCCTCTTGCCATGACTTTGCAATTGTTGGGTTCTGCTTGTTATAGTTTGAAAAGATTTAATGACAGTTTAGGATATCTTAATAGGGCTAATAGGGTATTGGGTCAATTAGAAAAGGATGGTTCTTGTAGTGCTGAGGATATTAGGCCTATTCTTCATGCTGTTCAGCTTGAATTGTGTAATACGAAAACGGCTATGGGGAGGAGAGAGGAGGCCCTTACTAATCTTAGGAAGTCCTTGGAGCTGAAAGAGATGACTCTGGAAAGTGATAGTAAGGAACTTGGAAATGCAAATAGGGATGTAGCCGAGGCATATGTCGCGATTTTGCATTTTAAGGAGGCTCTACCATTTTGTTTGAAGGCTTTGGAGATACACCAGGCACAACTTGGGCTTAATTCTGTAGAGGTTGCACATGATAGGAGGCTTCTAGGAGTTATTTATACCGGATTAGAAGAACACGAGAAGGCATTGGAACAAAATCAATTATCACAAAGAGTTCTGAAAAACTGGGGTCTTGATACTGATTTGCTTCGTGCTGAGATCGATGCAGCCAATATGCAGATAGCCTTGGGGAGATATGATGAGGCCATTAATACTTTGAAGGCTGTTGTTCAGCAGACTGGAAAAGAGAGTGAGGATAGAGCTATGGTCTTTATCTCAATGGCAAAAGCATTATGCAACCAGGAAAAGTACACGGATACGGAGAAGTGCCTTGAAATTGCATGTGGAATCcttggaaagaaagaaaaagtttcCCCTGTTGAAGTTGCTGAGGCATACATGGAAATTTCTATGCTGTATGAGACAATGGATAAGTTTGAAGCTGCTATATCACTATTAAAGAGAACATTGTCAATGCTTGAAAAGCTGCCTCAGGAACAACATTCAGTTGGAAGTGTTTCAGCGCGAGTTGGTTGGTTACTTCTCTTAACTGGTGGGGTGCAGAATGCTATTCCTTTCTTGGAGGATGCAGCTGAGAGGCTGAAAGAAAGCTTTGGATCAAAACATTATGCAGTTGGTTATGTTTACAATAATTTGGGTGCAGCATATTTGGAATTGGATAGACCACAATCTGCTGCACAGGTTTTTGCGTATGCCAAGGATATCATGGATGTTTCTCTTGGTCCTCATCACACCGATTCAATTGAAGCATGCCAAAACCTTTCAAAAGCATATGCTGTCATGGGGAG CTATCACCTTGCAATAAACTTCCAGGAGAAAGCAATAGAGGCTTGGGAAGGCCATGGTCCAAGTGCAGTAGATGAACTTAAGGAAGCTCATCGACTTCTCGAACAACTGAAGAAGAAAGCTTCTGGTATATCCGATGGGACCGTGATGAAGGCCTTGCCTTTGGCTAATTCTAGTGAAGTTGGCTTTAGTAGTAACTCGCAAGTTGGTATTCCAGTCATTGAGAGGCAAAGAAGTGCAACATAA
- the LOC138908487 gene encoding uncharacterized protein: MYTVYCDTSHVGLGCVLMHEGRVIAYASRQLKPSDRNYPMHDLELAAINHALKILKHYLYGVSCEVNADRHNLQHLFKQRDLNLRQRRWLELLKDYDITILYHPGKANLVADTLSRKVKSMGSLAFILVEERPLALDIQSLAIRLVRLDISEPSHILACVVAQSSLHEWIKARQFDDPHLLVLKETVLYGGAKEVAIGEDGVLRLQGRLCVPNIDGLREKILDRGAQFSVFYSSRGYKDLSRPEAALLVAANEEGHSRVCGEMSKLPICQV, from the coding sequence atgtatactgtgtattgcgacacttcacACGTTGgactgggttgtgtattgatgcatgaggggcgagttattgcttatgcttcacgtcagctgaagcccagCGATAGGAATTACCccatgcatgatttggagttggccgcgataaatcatgctcttaagatcttgaagcattatctttatggggtgtcctgtgaggttaaCGCCGATCGTCAcaacttgcagcatttgttcaagcagagggatctaaatttgaggcagcgcaggtggcttgagttactaaaggactatgatattaccatcctttatcatccaggCAAGGCGAATTTGGTTGCGGATACCTTGAGCAGAAAGGtcaagagtatgggtagtttggcattcattctaGTAGAGGAGAGACctttggctttggacattcagtcattAGCTAtaagacttgtgaggttggatatttcagagcccagtcataTTCTTGCATGTGTCGTGGCTCAGTCTTCGTTACATGAgtggatcaaggctcgtcagttcgatgatccacacttgttggttctcaaagAGACGGTACTAtatggtggtgccaaggaggttgctattggtgaggatggtgttctgcgactccagggtcgcctatgtgttcctaatattgatggcttgagAGAGAAAATTCTAGATAGAGGtgcacagttctcggtattttattcatccaggggCTACAAAGAtttatcgcgacctgaggcagcattattggtggcggcgaatgaagaaggacatagtcgaGTATGTGGTGAGATGTCTAAACTTCCAATATGTcaagtatga
- the LOC104112820 gene encoding RING-H2 finger protein ATL16-like, with protein sequence MDAAPRHLFSFKNQQNNISITQPPMGAVSSSGFPIIGVAMLGIMAIGFLLVSYYIFVSKCCINWQQFDPLRRFFSTRPRQYEDPLMGYSPSRESRGLDELVIRDIPTFQYSRNRVGERSFRRCVVCLNEFKEDEMLRLLPKCSHAFHLDCIDIWLQNNASCPLCRTSISGATNKHPLDMIVAPNSSPQDPHIPLLRRSSILGSEEDFVVIELSGELEAQNRSNSISRELLQSQSRSHSSRKFEQRIGKLTKQQTRKFSIMGDECINVREKDAQFSVEPIRRSFSMDSAADRHVYLSVQEMIRHNRHLREVRNNGESSSRSIRKSIFSFGHRRSKTSVLPFEF encoded by the coding sequence ATGGATGCAGCACCAAGACATCTTTTTTCATTCAAAAACCAGCAGAATAACATTAGTATAACTCAACCTCCAATGGGTGCAGTTTCAAGCAGTGGCTTCCCAATAATTGGCGTTGCAATGTTAGGAATTATGGCCATTGGTTTTCTGCTAGTCAGCTACTATATCTTTGTCTCTAAATGCTGCATCAACTGGCAACAATTCGACCCTTTAAGACGCTTTTTTAGTACGCGGCCACGCCAATATGAAGACCCTTTAATGGGCTATTCCCCTTCAAGAGAAAGCAGAGGACTCGACGAATTGGTGATAAGAGATATTCCAACTTTTCAGTACAGCAGAAATAGAGTTGGTGAAAGAAGTTTTAGGAGATGTGTGGTTTGTTTGAATGAGTTTAAAGAAGATGAAATGTTAAGACTTCTTCCTAAATGCAGCCATGCTTTTCACTTGGATTGTATTGATATTTGGCTTCAAAATAATGCTAGTTGTCCTCTTTGTAGAACTAGTATTTCTGGCGCAACAAATAAACATCCACTTGATATGATTGTTGCACCAAATTCATCACCTCAAGATCCTCATATTCCACTTCTTAGAAGAAGTAGCATTTTAGGGAGTGAAGAAGATTTTGTAGTGATTGAATTAAGTGGTGAACTTGAGGCACAAAATAGAAGTAACTCTATTAGTAGGGAATTGTTGCAGTCTCAATCAAGAAGTCACTCTTCAAGAAAATTTGAGCAGAGGATTGGAAAGTTAACAAAACAGCAAACAAGAAAGTTTTCAATTATGGGCGATGAATGCATTAATGTAAGAGAGAAAGATGCTCAGTTTTCAGTTGAGCCAATTAGGAGATCTTTCTCTATGGACTCTGCGGCGGACCGACATGTTTATTTGTCAGTGCAAGAGATGATAAGGCATAATAGACACCTCAGAGAGGTGAGAAATAATGGAGAAAGTAGCAGTAGATCAATTCGCAAATCAATCTTTTCTTTTGGACATAGAAGATCCAAAACTTCAGTTTTACCCTTTGAATTTTAA